One stretch of Euphorbia lathyris chromosome 7, ddEupLath1.1, whole genome shotgun sequence DNA includes these proteins:
- the LOC136235228 gene encoding uncharacterized WD repeat-containing protein C2A9.03-like isoform X1, whose amino-acid sequence MAQFHSDDLEYVGDDYYDVEDFDDNPFGVAETERDSDLDSLDSDFEDDLEMSKVKTDTSALEARNGKDMQGIPWERLNFTRDRYRERRLKQYKNYENLPRSRVELDKECLEVEKGKLFYEFQFNTRTVKSTIVHFQLRNLIWATSKHDVYLMQNYSVMHWSALQHRGRELLNVAKPIVPTLNRPGLLPQSLSRVQISTMAVKDNLMVAGGFQGELICKYLDQPGVAFSTKVTTDENAITNAVDIYHNPNGSVRIITANNDAHVRIFDAESFACVNRFSFDWSVNNTSVSPDGKMLVVLGDSTEGLIAEAHSGKVTQSLRGHLDFSFASAWHPDGRILATGNQDTTCRLWDIRNLSKSLAVLKGNMGAIRGLKFSSDGRFLAMAEPADFVHVFDTQSGYLKCQEIDLFGEIAGLSFSPDTEALFIGISDRTYGSLLEFNRKQYNGYLDCLF is encoded by the exons ATGGCTCAGTTTCATAGCGACGATCTCGAGTATGTCGGCGATGACTATTACGACGTTGAGGATTTCGACGATAATCCTTTCGGTGTTGCCGAAACTGAAAGAGATTCGGACTTGGATTCTTTAGACTCTGACTTCGAAGATGATCTGGAAATG AGTAAGGTTAAAACTGATACCTCGGCCTTGGAAGCTAGAAATGGGAAGGATATGCAAGGAATTCCATGGGAGAGGCTTAATTTCACTAGAGATAGATACCGTGAGAGAAGATTAAAGCAGTACAAGAACTACGAGAACCTTCCTCGATCTCGAGTGGAGCTCGACAAG GAATGCTTGGAAGTAGAGAAGGGAAAGCTCTTTTATGAATTCCAGTTCAACACAAGGACTGTCAAGTCCACAATTGTGCATTTTCAG TTGAGGAACCTGATATGGGCAACATCAAAGCATGACGTGTACCTTATGCAAAATTACTCTGTCATGCATTGGTCAGCATTGCAGCACAGGGGCAGAGAATTACTAAATGTGGCCAAGCCAATTGTTCCTACTCTG AACCGCCCAGGACTGTTGCCTCAGTCACTCTCTAGAGTGCAAATAAGCACTATGGCTGTCAAAGATAACTTGATGGTTGCTGGTGGTTTTCAGGGGGAGCTTATTTGCAAG TACTTAGATCAGCCTGGAGTTGCATTCAGCACAAAAGTAACAACAGATGAAAATGCCATTACCAATGCAGTAGACATATACCACAATCCCAA TGGCTCAGTGAGGATTATAACTGCAAACAATGATGCTCATGTTAGAATTTTTGACGCTGAAAGTTTTGCCTGCGTAAATCGTTTCTCGTTCGATTGGTCTGTAAAT AACACCTCTGTTAGCCCAGATGGTAAGATGCTTGTAGTCCTCGGGGACAGCACAGAGGGCTTGATCGCTGAAGCTCATTCTGGGAAGGTAACTCAAAGCCTCAGAGGTCATTTAGACTTTTCTTTTGCATCAGCTTGGCACCCAGATGGACGAATTTTGGCTACCGGGAATCAAGATACTACTTGCAGGCTATGGGACATAAGGAATCTATCCAAATCTCTTGCTGTGTTGAAAGGAAACATGGGCGCAATAAGAGGACTAAAGTTCAGTTCAGATGGCCGGTTCTTGGCTATGGCCGAACCTGCCGACTTCGTTCACGTGTTCGATACTCAATCTGGGTACCTGAAATGCCAGGAGATAGATCTTTTCGGGGAAATTGCAGGCTTATCCTTCAGCCCTGATACAGAAGCTTTGTTTATCGGGATTTCGGACCGCACTTATGGTAGCCTGCTGGAGTTTAACAGGAAGCAATATAACGGGTATTTGGACTGCCTGTTCTAG
- the LOC136235228 gene encoding uncharacterized WD repeat-containing protein C2A9.03-like isoform X2 — MLRNLIWATSKHDVYLMQNYSVMHWSALQHRGRELLNVAKPIVPTLNRPGLLPQSLSRVQISTMAVKDNLMVAGGFQGELICKYLDQPGVAFSTKVTTDENAITNAVDIYHNPNGSVRIITANNDAHVRIFDAESFACVNRFSFDWSVNNTSVSPDGKMLVVLGDSTEGLIAEAHSGKVTQSLRGHLDFSFASAWHPDGRILATGNQDTTCRLWDIRNLSKSLAVLKGNMGAIRGLKFSSDGRFLAMAEPADFVHVFDTQSGYLKCQEIDLFGEIAGLSFSPDTEALFIGISDRTYGSLLEFNRKQYNGYLDCLF; from the exons ATG TTGAGGAACCTGATATGGGCAACATCAAAGCATGACGTGTACCTTATGCAAAATTACTCTGTCATGCATTGGTCAGCATTGCAGCACAGGGGCAGAGAATTACTAAATGTGGCCAAGCCAATTGTTCCTACTCTG AACCGCCCAGGACTGTTGCCTCAGTCACTCTCTAGAGTGCAAATAAGCACTATGGCTGTCAAAGATAACTTGATGGTTGCTGGTGGTTTTCAGGGGGAGCTTATTTGCAAG TACTTAGATCAGCCTGGAGTTGCATTCAGCACAAAAGTAACAACAGATGAAAATGCCATTACCAATGCAGTAGACATATACCACAATCCCAA TGGCTCAGTGAGGATTATAACTGCAAACAATGATGCTCATGTTAGAATTTTTGACGCTGAAAGTTTTGCCTGCGTAAATCGTTTCTCGTTCGATTGGTCTGTAAAT AACACCTCTGTTAGCCCAGATGGTAAGATGCTTGTAGTCCTCGGGGACAGCACAGAGGGCTTGATCGCTGAAGCTCATTCTGGGAAGGTAACTCAAAGCCTCAGAGGTCATTTAGACTTTTCTTTTGCATCAGCTTGGCACCCAGATGGACGAATTTTGGCTACCGGGAATCAAGATACTACTTGCAGGCTATGGGACATAAGGAATCTATCCAAATCTCTTGCTGTGTTGAAAGGAAACATGGGCGCAATAAGAGGACTAAAGTTCAGTTCAGATGGCCGGTTCTTGGCTATGGCCGAACCTGCCGACTTCGTTCACGTGTTCGATACTCAATCTGGGTACCTGAAATGCCAGGAGATAGATCTTTTCGGGGAAATTGCAGGCTTATCCTTCAGCCCTGATACAGAAGCTTTGTTTATCGGGATTTCGGACCGCACTTATGGTAGCCTGCTGGAGTTTAACAGGAAGCAATATAACGGGTATTTGGACTGCCTGTTCTAG